A window of the Bradyrhizobium diazoefficiens genome harbors these coding sequences:
- a CDS encoding twin transmembrane helix small protein, with translation MASLLTTFILPVAAGAVAIVLLLGLVNMMRGGSPNTSQKLMRWRVLLQFIAIVIAMIAVWAIGR, from the coding sequence ATGGCATCTCTCCTGACTACTTTCATCCTGCCGGTGGCAGCCGGCGCCGTGGCGATCGTGCTGCTGCTCGGGCTCGTCAACATGATGCGTGGCGGCTCGCCCAACACCTCGCAGAAATTGATGCGCTGGCGCGTGCTGCTTCAGTTCATCGCGATCGTCATCGCCATGATCGCGGTCTGGGCGATTGGGCGGTAG
- a CDS encoding NAD(P)-dependent oxidoreductase: protein MDIGFIGLGNMGFPMARRLIEAGHKLVVFDTRNEVVDRLVARGATAATSPKDVADTVETVMASLPSLQASLEVATGANGVIEGSRAKRFIDLSTVGSTMASKIHGLLAKRNIVQIDCPVSGGVGGAEKGTLAVMVSGPKAEFELLKPALDVIGKVFFIGEKPGAAQTMKLANNFLSATAMVATSEAVVMGVKAGLDPAVMIDVINSGSGMNTASRDKFPRSVLPRSFDFGFATGLMVKDVRLALEEMKQLGLSMEVADAVGRLWETVISAEGAESDFTAAIRPIEKKAGVVVGGKTGGLAGE, encoded by the coding sequence ATGGACATCGGATTCATCGGCCTCGGAAACATGGGTTTCCCGATGGCGCGGCGGCTGATCGAGGCCGGCCACAAGCTCGTCGTGTTCGACACCCGCAATGAGGTCGTCGACAGGCTTGTCGCGCGCGGCGCCACCGCTGCGACATCGCCGAAGGATGTTGCCGACACGGTCGAGACCGTGATGGCGAGCCTGCCGTCGCTGCAGGCCTCGCTCGAGGTCGCAACGGGCGCGAACGGCGTGATCGAGGGTAGCCGCGCAAAACGCTTCATCGATCTCTCGACCGTCGGCTCGACGATGGCTTCGAAGATTCACGGCCTGCTGGCCAAGCGCAACATCGTGCAGATCGACTGCCCGGTGTCCGGCGGCGTCGGCGGCGCCGAGAAGGGCACGCTGGCGGTGATGGTGTCGGGGCCGAAGGCGGAATTCGAGCTGCTCAAGCCCGCGCTCGACGTGATCGGAAAGGTGTTCTTCATCGGCGAGAAGCCGGGTGCTGCACAGACCATGAAGCTCGCCAACAATTTTCTCTCCGCGACCGCCATGGTGGCGACGTCGGAAGCGGTGGTGATGGGCGTGAAGGCCGGGCTCGATCCCGCCGTGATGATCGACGTTATCAATTCAGGCTCAGGCATGAACACGGCGAGCCGCGACAAGTTTCCGCGCTCGGTGCTGCCGCGCAGCTTCGACTTCGGCTTCGCCACCGGGTTGATGGTGAAGGACGTGCGGCTGGCGCTGGAGGAAATGAAACAGCTCGGCCTGTCGATGGAGGTCGCGGATGCGGTCGGACGGCTGTGGGAGACGGTGATCAGCGCGGAAGGCGCCGAGTCCGATTTCACCGCCGCGATCAGGCCGATCGAGAAGAAAGCCGGCGTCGTGGTCGGCGGCAAGACCGGCGGATTGGCGGGAGAGTAG
- the lptM gene encoding LPS translocon maturation chaperone LptM: MTSKFRPAGSGWAIIVLSLSALALAGCGRKGPLDLPPTASNASTANIAAPTDTETEAQKTPSVFNPTYGADAPPAATKGRKKPFILDPLLDEKPNR, encoded by the coding sequence GTGACGTCAAAGTTTCGCCCGGCCGGCTCGGGGTGGGCCATCATTGTCTTGAGCCTGAGCGCGCTTGCGCTCGCCGGATGCGGCCGCAAGGGCCCGCTCGACTTGCCGCCGACTGCCTCCAACGCGTCCACGGCCAACATCGCCGCGCCGACCGACACTGAGACCGAAGCCCAGAAGACGCCGAGCGTGTTCAATCCGACCTATGGCGCGGATGCCCCACCGGCGGCGACCAAGGGCAGGAAGAAACCGTTTATCCTCGATCCGCTCCTGGACGAAAAGCCCAACCGATAG
- a CDS encoding carboxymuconolactone decarboxylase family protein: MDKKMHDKGLEVRKAVLGEAYVNNALKNVDDFNRPFQEMLNEYCWGTVWGREELPRKTRSMLNIAMIAILNRQHEFRAHLKGALTNGVTRYEIREILMQVAIYGGMPAAVDSFRIAREVFAEIDGKA, from the coding sequence ATGGACAAGAAGATGCACGACAAGGGCCTGGAAGTCCGCAAAGCGGTGCTGGGCGAAGCCTATGTCAACAACGCGCTGAAGAACGTCGACGATTTCAACCGTCCGTTCCAGGAGATGCTCAACGAATATTGCTGGGGCACGGTGTGGGGCCGCGAGGAGCTGCCGCGCAAGACCCGCAGCATGCTCAACATCGCGATGATCGCGATCCTCAATCGCCAGCACGAGTTCCGCGCGCATCTGAAGGGCGCGCTCACCAATGGCGTCACCCGCTACGAAATCCGCGAAATCCTGATGCAGGTCGCGATCTATGGCGGCATGCCGGCCGCCGTCGACAGTTTTCGCATCGCGCGCGAGGTGTTCGCCGAGATCGACGGCAAGGCGTGA
- a CDS encoding ATP-binding protein, which produces MAAKTRAARTTRKSRQPPRKRSGAAGRLRKRGTKIGAMSVAPDVIQAALAAFAHEVRTPLTGILAISDLLSTSDLGERERRWADTIKAGAEHLANLATLFVDAAKTGKGAGGSTLRQDLFDLRALARSTGDSLAGRAAAKGLQAEVEISDKLAGLVVGDPVRLRAALENLIDNAVKFTDQGGVAISAVPWRPAKSKGRGKDKAKHRVGVAFAVSDSGIGLTMAEIKRLFRPFTQANVTISSRFGGAGLGLSSVKQLARAMGGDITVAPRRGGGATFTLTVALDAAGPAKSRKANGNEADTLAALRVLSVEDNPFGRVVLNTILTELGHHAEFIGRGEDAVNRLAQGGFDAVLMDMVLPGINGVEAIRRIRTMEAPQAQIPIIGVSGRGEDEAASREAGADAFLVKPVSPRALATALLEARRREEAAT; this is translated from the coding sequence ATGGCGGCGAAAACGCGCGCAGCGCGCACCACGCGAAAGTCCAGGCAACCGCCTCGGAAGCGGTCCGGGGCGGCCGGGAGGTTGCGCAAGCGCGGCACCAAAATTGGCGCAATGTCCGTCGCGCCCGACGTGATCCAGGCGGCGCTCGCGGCGTTTGCCCACGAGGTCCGCACGCCCCTGACCGGCATTCTCGCAATCAGCGACCTGCTGTCGACCTCCGATCTCGGCGAGCGGGAGCGGCGCTGGGCCGACACCATCAAGGCCGGTGCCGAGCATCTGGCGAACCTTGCCACGCTGTTCGTCGATGCCGCCAAGACCGGCAAGGGCGCGGGCGGCAGCACATTGCGGCAGGATTTGTTCGATCTGCGGGCGCTTGCCCGCAGCACCGGCGATTCGCTTGCCGGCCGCGCCGCCGCCAAGGGGCTCCAGGCCGAGGTCGAGATCTCCGACAAGCTCGCGGGCCTCGTCGTTGGCGATCCCGTCCGCCTCCGCGCCGCGCTCGAGAACCTGATCGACAATGCGGTCAAATTCACCGACCAGGGTGGCGTTGCGATCTCGGCGGTGCCGTGGCGTCCCGCCAAAAGCAAGGGAAGGGGCAAGGATAAAGCCAAGCACCGGGTGGGCGTTGCCTTCGCGGTGTCCGACAGCGGCATCGGCCTGACCATGGCCGAGATCAAGCGGCTGTTTCGCCCGTTCACCCAGGCCAATGTCACCATCTCCTCGCGCTTCGGCGGCGCCGGGCTCGGTCTGTCCTCGGTGAAGCAATTGGCGCGCGCGATGGGCGGCGACATCACGGTCGCGCCGCGGCGCGGTGGTGGCGCCACATTCACGCTGACCGTCGCGCTGGATGCGGCGGGGCCGGCGAAGTCGCGCAAGGCCAACGGCAATGAGGCGGATACGCTCGCGGCGCTGCGCGTGCTCAGCGTTGAAGACAATCCATTTGGCCGTGTCGTGCTCAACACGATTCTGACCGAGCTCGGCCATCATGCCGAGTTCATCGGGCGCGGCGAGGACGCGGTGAACCGGCTCGCGCAAGGCGGCTTCGATGCGGTGCTGATGGACATGGTTTTGCCGGGCATCAACGGCGTCGAGGCAATCCGGCGGATCCGTACGATGGAAGCGCCGCAGGCTCAGATCCCGATCATCGGCGTATCCGGTCGCGGCGAAGACGAGGCGGCGTCGCGCGAGGCCGGCGCCGACGCCTTCCTGGTCAAGCCTGTGTCCCCGCGGGCTTTAGCGACTGCGCTGCTTGAAGCGAGACGCCGTGAGGAAGCCGCGACTTGA
- a CDS encoding YihY/virulence factor BrkB family protein yields the protein MKVIRTIYIVVEDAFYTFLADDGWAIASHIALSTLMALFPFLIVLTSLAGFFGSKELADQAAGLMLQVWPRQVADSLSGEIHDVLTTTRTGVLTIGAALSVYFASNGVEALRVALNRAYAVVEMRRWYWLRLESIGYTLVAAFTALAMAFLIVLGPLFIEAARRHIPLFVESNESILTWLRYGITVGALVVALLILHAWLPAGRRGFLQILPGIVFTIVASLISGVVFGQYLARFANNYVTMYAGLASVIIALVFLYFIAAIFVFGGELNAAIIKSRLPHGVSLQAAQSLKPAGTQA from the coding sequence GTGAAGGTGATCCGCACCATCTACATCGTCGTGGAGGACGCCTTCTACACGTTCCTGGCCGACGACGGCTGGGCGATCGCGAGCCACATCGCGCTGTCGACGCTGATGGCGCTATTCCCGTTCCTGATCGTGCTGACGTCGCTGGCCGGCTTCTTCGGCTCCAAGGAGCTCGCCGACCAGGCGGCCGGGCTGATGCTCCAGGTCTGGCCGAGGCAAGTGGCGGATTCACTGTCCGGCGAGATCCACGACGTGCTGACTACCACCCGCACCGGTGTGCTGACGATCGGCGCGGCGCTGTCGGTCTATTTCGCCTCGAACGGCGTCGAGGCGCTGCGGGTCGCGCTGAACCGCGCCTATGCGGTGGTGGAGATGCGGCGCTGGTACTGGCTGCGGCTGGAATCGATCGGCTACACGCTGGTCGCGGCCTTCACCGCGCTCGCCATGGCGTTCCTGATCGTGCTCGGCCCGCTCTTCATCGAGGCGGCGCGGCGCCACATTCCGCTGTTCGTCGAATCCAACGAGAGCATCCTCACCTGGCTGCGCTACGGCATCACCGTCGGCGCGCTGGTGGTGGCGCTGCTCATCCTGCACGCTTGGCTGCCGGCGGGACGGCGCGGCTTCCTCCAGATCCTGCCCGGCATCGTCTTCACCATCGTGGCGTCGCTGATCTCGGGCGTCGTGTTCGGACAATATCTGGCGCGCTTCGCCAACAATTACGTGACGATGTATGCAGGCCTCGCCTCGGTGATCATCGCGCTGGTGTTTCTGTATTTCATCGCCGCGATCTTCGTCTTCGGCGGCGAGCTCAATGCCGCGATCATCAAGTCGCGGCTTCCTCACGGCGTCTCGCTTCAAGCAGCGCAGTCGCTAAAGCCCGCGGGGACACAGGCTTGA
- the tlpA gene encoding thiol:disulfide interchange protein TlpA, protein MLDQKPSATRRIPIVIATVVVGGLAGFAALYGLGLSRPPSGDPACRAAVATAQKIAPLAHGEVAALTMATAPLKLPDLAFEDAEGKPKKLSDFRGKTLLVNLWATWCVPCRKEMPALDQLQTKLSGPNFEVVAINIDTRDPEKPKNFLKDANLTRLGYFNDQKAKVFQDLKAVGRALGMPTSVLVDPQGCEIATIAGPAEWASDDALKLLRAALRPAAASL, encoded by the coding sequence ATGCTCGACCAGAAGCCCTCCGCCACGCGCCGGATCCCCATCGTCATCGCCACCGTGGTGGTCGGCGGGCTGGCCGGCTTCGCCGCGCTGTATGGGCTCGGCCTGAGCCGGCCCCCGTCAGGCGATCCGGCCTGCCGGGCGGCGGTGGCCACGGCCCAAAAGATCGCCCCGCTCGCCCATGGCGAGGTGGCGGCGCTGACCATGGCGACCGCCCCCCTGAAGCTGCCCGACCTGGCCTTCGAGGATGCCGAGGGCAAGCCGAAGAAGCTCTCGGATTTCCGCGGCAAGACGCTGCTGGTCAACCTTTGGGCCACTTGGTGCGTCCCGTGCCGCAAGGAAATGCCGGCGCTCGACCAGCTCCAGACCAAGCTTTCGGGCCCGAATTTCGAGGTGGTGGCGATCAATATCGACACCCGCGACCCCGAGAAGCCGAAAAACTTCCTGAAAGACGCAAACTTGACCAGGCTCGGCTATTTCAACGATCAGAAAGCCAAGGTTTTTCAGGATCTTAAGGCCGTAGGCCGGGCCCTGGGCATGCCGACCTCGGTGCTGGTCGACCCGCAGGGCTGCGAGATCGCGACCATCGCGGGGCCAGCGGAATGGGCGAGCGACGACGCGCTCAAGCTGCTGCGGGCCGCGTTAAGGCCGGCTGCTGCGTCCCTTTAG
- a CDS encoding 3-hydroxybutyryl-CoA dehydrogenase, producing the protein MAAVIKKVGVIGAGQMGNGIAHVAALAGFDVVLNDISADRLKSGMATINGNLARQVSKKGVTEDDKAKAVARIKLAEKLDDLADCDLVIETAVEKEEVKRKIFHELCAVLKPEAIVASDTSSISITRLAAATDRPERFIGIHFMNPVPLMELVELIRGIATDDSTFEASKEFVARLGKQVAVSEDFPAFIVNRILLPMINEAIYTLYEGVGNVEAIDAAMKLGAHHPMGPLELADFIGLDTCLSIMQVLHEGLADSKYRPCPLLVKYVEAGWLGRKTQRGFYDYRGAKPVPTR; encoded by the coding sequence ATGGCGGCAGTAATCAAGAAGGTCGGCGTGATCGGCGCGGGGCAGATGGGCAACGGCATTGCGCATGTCGCGGCCTTGGCCGGCTTCGACGTGGTGCTCAACGACATCTCGGCCGACCGCCTCAAGTCAGGCATGGCGACCATCAACGGCAATCTGGCGCGCCAGGTCTCCAAGAAGGGCGTCACCGAGGACGATAAGGCCAAGGCGGTCGCGCGTATCAAGCTCGCCGAGAAGCTCGACGACCTCGCCGATTGCGATCTCGTGATCGAGACCGCGGTCGAGAAAGAAGAGGTCAAGCGCAAGATCTTCCATGAGCTTTGCGCGGTGTTGAAGCCGGAGGCGATCGTTGCTTCCGACACGTCGTCGATTTCGATCACGCGGCTCGCCGCCGCCACCGACCGGCCCGAGCGCTTCATCGGCATTCACTTCATGAATCCGGTACCGCTGATGGAGCTGGTGGAGCTGATCCGCGGCATCGCCACCGACGATTCCACCTTCGAGGCCTCCAAGGAATTCGTCGCCAGGCTCGGCAAGCAGGTCGCAGTCTCCGAGGATTTCCCTGCGTTCATCGTCAACCGCATCCTGCTGCCGATGATCAACGAGGCGATCTACACGCTGTATGAAGGCGTCGGCAACGTCGAGGCGATCGACGCGGCGATGAAGCTCGGCGCCCACCATCCGATGGGCCCGCTGGAGCTCGCCGATTTCATCGGCCTCGATACCTGCCTTTCGATCATGCAGGTGCTGCACGAGGGCCTGGCCGACTCCAAGTACCGCCCGTGCCCGCTGCTGGTGAAGTACGTCGAGGCCGGCTGGCTCGGCCGCAAGACCCAGCGCGGCTTCTACGACTACCGCGGCGCCAAGCCGGTTCCGACAAGGTAA
- the lysA gene encoding diaminopimelate decarboxylase, which yields MNHFDYRNGVLHAEAVNLSELAATVGTPFYCYSTATLERHYRVFADAFAGEKVLVCYAMKANSNQSVLRTLAKLGAGADVVSGGELKRALAAGIPASKILFSGVGKTEDELRAALAADILCLNVESEPELELLSRLATETGKTARISIRVNPDVDAGTHAKISTGKSENKFGIPIAHAREVYARAAKLPGIEVTGTDVHIGSQITDLSKMETAFRILSEFVQTLRSDGHNISHVDFGGGLGIPYYMDREAPPAPDAYAAMVKRVSHNLGCTLMFEPGRMIVGNAGILVAKVIYVKHGDGKNFVIIDAAMNDLIRPTLYEAHHDILPVTQPAKGAATIMTDVVGPVCETGDYLALDRTLPTPKPGDLIAVMTAGAYGAVQAGTYNTRPLVPEVLVKGDQYAVVRPRIEVEQLIAMDTPAPWL from the coding sequence ATGAACCATTTCGACTATCGCAACGGCGTGCTGCACGCCGAGGCTGTGAATCTGTCCGAGCTGGCCGCAACCGTCGGCACGCCGTTCTATTGCTATTCGACCGCCACGCTTGAGCGGCATTACCGCGTCTTCGCCGATGCCTTTGCCGGCGAGAAGGTGCTGGTCTGCTACGCCATGAAGGCGAACTCCAACCAGTCGGTGCTGCGCACGCTGGCGAAGCTTGGTGCCGGCGCTGACGTCGTCTCGGGCGGCGAATTGAAGCGCGCGCTGGCCGCCGGCATTCCCGCCAGCAAGATCCTGTTCTCCGGTGTCGGCAAGACGGAAGACGAGCTGCGCGCTGCGCTCGCGGCCGACATCCTTTGTCTCAACGTCGAATCCGAGCCCGAGCTCGAATTGCTCTCGCGCCTTGCGACCGAGACGGGCAAGACCGCGCGGATCTCGATCCGCGTCAATCCGGACGTCGACGCCGGTACGCACGCAAAAATCTCCACCGGCAAGTCCGAGAACAAGTTCGGCATCCCGATCGCCCACGCCCGCGAGGTCTATGCGCGTGCCGCGAAGTTGCCGGGCATCGAGGTCACCGGCACCGATGTGCATATCGGCAGCCAGATCACCGACCTGTCCAAGATGGAGACCGCGTTCCGCATCCTCTCCGAATTCGTGCAGACGCTGCGGTCCGACGGCCACAACATCAGCCACGTCGATTTCGGCGGCGGCCTTGGCATCCCCTATTACATGGATCGCGAAGCGCCGCCGGCGCCGGACGCCTATGCCGCGATGGTCAAGCGCGTCAGCCACAATCTCGGCTGCACGCTGATGTTCGAGCCGGGCCGCATGATCGTCGGCAATGCCGGCATCCTGGTCGCCAAGGTGATCTATGTGAAGCACGGCGACGGCAAGAACTTCGTCATCATCGACGCCGCGATGAACGACCTGATCCGCCCGACGCTGTACGAGGCGCATCACGACATCCTGCCGGTGACGCAGCCGGCAAAGGGCGCGGCAACCATCATGACCGACGTCGTCGGTCCGGTCTGCGAGACCGGCGACTACCTCGCCCTCGATCGTACGCTGCCGACGCCGAAGCCGGGCGATCTCATCGCCGTCATGACCGCAGGCGCCTATGGCGCCGTGCAGGCCGGCACCTACAACACGCGGCCGCTGGTGCCGGAGGTGCTGGTGAAGGGCGATCAATACGCGGTCGTGCGCCCGCGCATCGAGGTCGAGCAGCTGATCGCGATGGATACGCCGGCGCCGTGGCTGTGA
- a CDS encoding cob(I)yrinic acid a,c-diamide adenosyltransferase: MVVLNRIYTKTGDDGTTALGTGERRPKYDLRIAAYGTVDETNAAIGVVRLYTKDAPELDAMLGRIQNDLFDLGADLAVPEREGKAERLRVVESQVERLERDIDALNDKLAPLTSFVLPGGTPAAAYLHVARTICRRAERVMVELAAQHGEPVSAAGIQYVNRLSDFLFVASRTANHNGAGDVLWVPGQNR; this comes from the coding sequence ATGGTTGTCCTGAACCGAATCTATACGAAGACAGGTGACGACGGCACGACAGCGCTCGGAACCGGCGAGCGTCGTCCGAAATATGATCTGCGCATTGCGGCCTATGGCACGGTCGACGAGACCAATGCCGCGATCGGCGTGGTGCGCCTTTACACCAAGGATGCGCCGGAGCTCGATGCGATGCTCGGCCGCATCCAGAACGATCTGTTCGATCTCGGCGCTGATCTCGCGGTACCGGAGCGCGAGGGCAAGGCGGAACGGCTGCGGGTGGTGGAAAGTCAGGTCGAGCGGCTCGAGCGCGATATCGACGCGCTCAACGACAAGCTCGCGCCGCTCACCTCCTTCGTGCTTCCGGGCGGCACGCCGGCCGCCGCCTACCTCCATGTCGCCCGCACGATTTGCCGCAGGGCGGAACGCGTAATGGTGGAACTGGCGGCCCAGCACGGAGAGCCGGTCAGCGCAGCTGGCATCCAGTATGTAAATCGCCTATCGGACTTCCTGTTCGTGGCCAGCCGCACCGCTAACCATAATGGCGCCGGTGACGTGCTCTGGGTTCCGGGCCAGAACCGCTGA
- a CDS encoding electron transfer flavoprotein subunit beta/FixA family protein has product MKVLVPVKRVVDYNVKVRVKGDGSGVELANVKMSMNPFDEIAVEEALRLKEAGKATEVVVVSIGPAQASETIRTGLAMGADRGILVKAEGTVEPLAVAKILKKVAEEEQPGLIILGKQAIDDDSNQTGQMLAALLGWSQATFASKLEVEGSDFKVTREVDGGLQTVKLKGPAIVTTDLRLNEPRYASLPNIMKAKKKPIADKSVADYGVDVTARLEVLKTAEPAGRKAGVKVKDVAELVSKLKNEAGVL; this is encoded by the coding sequence ATGAAGGTCTTAGTGCCGGTAAAGCGGGTGGTCGATTACAACGTCAAGGTCCGCGTCAAGGGCGATGGATCGGGCGTTGAACTCGCCAACGTCAAGATGTCGATGAACCCGTTCGACGAAATCGCAGTCGAGGAAGCGCTGCGCCTGAAGGAAGCCGGCAAGGCGACCGAAGTCGTGGTGGTCTCCATCGGACCGGCGCAGGCGTCGGAGACGATCCGCACCGGTCTCGCCATGGGCGCCGATCGCGGCATCCTGGTGAAGGCCGAGGGCACCGTCGAACCGCTCGCCGTCGCCAAGATCCTGAAGAAGGTTGCTGAAGAAGAGCAGCCCGGCCTGATCATTCTCGGCAAGCAGGCGATCGACGACGACAGCAATCAGACCGGCCAGATGCTGGCCGCGCTGCTCGGCTGGTCGCAGGCGACCTTCGCCTCGAAGCTCGAGGTCGAAGGCTCCGACTTCAAGGTCACCCGCGAAGTCGACGGCGGCCTGCAGACCGTCAAGCTCAAGGGACCGGCGATCGTCACCACCGATCTGCGTCTCAACGAGCCGCGCTATGCCTCGCTGCCCAACATCATGAAGGCCAAGAAGAAGCCGATCGCGGACAAGTCCGTCGCCGATTACGGCGTCGACGTCACTGCGCGCCTCGAAGTTCTGAAGACGGCTGAGCCCGCGGGCCGCAAGGCCGGCGTCAAGGTAAAGGACGTCGCCGAGCTGGTGTCGAAGCTCAAGAACGAAGCCGGGGTGCTCTGA
- a CDS encoding electron transfer flavoprotein subunit alpha/FixB family protein, with amino-acid sequence MTTLLIAEHEHEVLKDSTNKALTAASQLGGDVHVLVAGGGQGTKTAAEAASKLAGVAKVLVAEGEPYAHDLAEPLAALIVSLAPSYDAIVAPATSRFKNVMPRVAALLDVMQVSEIIKVVAPDTYERPIYAGNAIQTVKSKDAKKVITVRTSTFAAAAAGGSAPVESVQVAADPGLSSFVGEEVAKSDRPELTSAKIIVSGGRAMQSRENFAKYIEPLADKLGAGVGASRAAVDAGYAPNDWQVGQTGKVVAPELYVAVGISGAIQHLAGMKDSKVIVAINKDEDAPIFQVADYGLVADLYQAVPELTAELGKLGK; translated from the coding sequence ATGACGACGTTGCTGATTGCTGAACACGAACACGAAGTCCTCAAGGACTCCACCAACAAGGCGCTGACCGCGGCGTCCCAGCTCGGCGGCGACGTTCATGTGCTGGTCGCCGGTGGCGGGCAGGGCACCAAGACCGCGGCCGAGGCGGCCTCGAAGCTCGCTGGCGTCGCCAAGGTGCTGGTCGCCGAAGGCGAGCCCTACGCGCACGATCTGGCCGAGCCGCTGGCTGCGCTGATCGTCTCGCTGGCGCCGTCCTATGACGCGATCGTCGCGCCCGCGACCTCGCGCTTCAAGAACGTGATGCCGCGCGTCGCAGCTCTGCTCGACGTCATGCAGGTCTCGGAGATCATCAAGGTCGTCGCCCCCGACACCTATGAGCGTCCGATCTATGCCGGCAACGCCATCCAGACGGTGAAGTCCAAGGACGCCAAGAAGGTCATCACGGTCCGTACCTCGACCTTCGCGGCGGCAGCTGCCGGCGGCAGCGCGCCGGTCGAGAGCGTTCAGGTTGCGGCCGATCCGGGCCTGTCGTCGTTTGTCGGCGAGGAAGTCGCCAAGAGCGACCGTCCCGAGCTGACCTCGGCCAAGATCATCGTCTCCGGTGGCCGCGCCATGCAGAGCCGCGAGAATTTTGCCAAGTACATCGAGCCGCTCGCCGACAAGCTCGGCGCCGGTGTCGGTGCCTCGCGCGCGGCGGTCGACGCCGGCTATGCGCCCAACGACTGGCAGGTCGGCCAGACCGGCAAGGTCGTGGCCCCCGAGCTCTATGTCGCGGTGGGTATTTCCGGCGCGATCCAGCATCTGGCCGGCATGAAGGACTCCAAGGTGATCGTCGCGATCAACAAGGACGAGGACGCGCCGATCTTCCAGGTCGCCGACTACGGCCTGGTCGCCGACCTCTACCAGGCCGTTCCGGAGCTGACCGCCGAACTCGGCAAGCTCGGCAAGTAA
- the argH gene encoding argininosuccinate lyase, producing MSNKMWGGRFSERPDEIMEEINVSIDVDRHLFAQDIAASKAHAAMLASQGIITASDAKNIGKGLDTILSEIGDGGFEFKRALEDIHMNVESRLSELIGPAAGRLHTARSRNDQVATDFRLYVRDIVDETDAALSAFQQALVDRALEHAGTVMPGFTHLQTAQPVTFGHHLLAYVEMAARDRGRFQDARKRLNESPLGAAALAGTSFPIDRHATAKALAFDRPMANSLDAVSDRDFVLETLSAASICAVHMSRFAEEIVIWTSPLVGMIRLSDKFTTGSSIMPQKRNPDAAELVRAKTGRVIGALNGLLIVMKGLPLAYQKDMQEDKQGAMEGFAALSLAIRAMTGMVRDLVPDEAKMKAAAGEGYATATDLADWLVRTLKMPFREAHHVTGRIVAKAADGGVALHELPLKEMQAIEPKITKDVLGVLSVESSVKSRTSFGGTAPKNVTSQAKAWAKRLEKERKLG from the coding sequence ATGAGCAACAAGATGTGGGGCGGCCGGTTCTCGGAACGTCCCGATGAGATCATGGAAGAGATCAACGTCTCCATCGACGTCGATCGTCACCTCTTTGCCCAGGACATTGCCGCGTCCAAGGCCCACGCCGCGATGCTTGCCAGCCAGGGCATCATCACGGCTTCTGATGCGAAAAATATCGGCAAGGGTCTAGACACGATTTTGTCAGAGATCGGGGACGGCGGCTTCGAATTCAAGCGCGCGCTCGAGGACATTCATATGAATGTCGAGAGCCGCCTGTCGGAGCTGATCGGGCCCGCCGCCGGCCGCCTGCACACCGCGCGCTCGCGCAACGACCAGGTCGCGACCGACTTCCGTCTCTATGTCCGCGACATCGTCGACGAGACCGATGCGGCGCTCAGCGCGTTCCAGCAGGCGTTGGTGGACCGCGCGCTCGAGCATGCCGGCACCGTCATGCCCGGCTTCACGCATCTGCAGACCGCGCAGCCCGTGACGTTCGGTCACCATCTGCTTGCCTATGTCGAGATGGCCGCGCGCGACCGCGGCCGTTTCCAGGATGCGCGCAAGCGGCTCAATGAATCCCCGCTCGGTGCGGCCGCGCTCGCCGGCACCTCGTTCCCGATCGACCGTCATGCCACCGCGAAGGCGCTGGCCTTCGACCGTCCGATGGCGAACTCGCTCGATGCGGTCTCCGACCGCGACTTCGTGCTGGAGACCTTGTCGGCCGCGTCTATCTGCGCCGTGCATATGTCGCGCTTTGCCGAGGAAATCGTGATCTGGACCTCGCCGCTGGTCGGCATGATCCGCCTCAGCGACAAGTTCACCACCGGCTCGTCAATCATGCCGCAAAAGCGCAACCCTGATGCCGCCGAGCTGGTGCGCGCCAAGACCGGTCGCGTCATCGGTGCGCTCAACGGCCTCCTGATCGTGATGAAGGGCCTGCCGCTCGCCTACCAAAAGGACATGCAGGAGGACAAGCAGGGCGCAATGGAGGGCTTTGCCGCGCTGTCGCTGGCGATCCGCGCCATGACCGGCATGGTCCGCGATCTCGTGCCTGACGAAGCCAAGATGAAGGCGGCTGCCGGCGAGGGCTATGCCACCGCGACCGATCTCGCCGACTGGCTGGTACGGACGCTGAAGATGCCGTTCCGCGAGGCCCATCACGTCACCGGCAGGATCGTGGCCAAGGCCGCCGACGGCGGCGTGGCGTTGCACGAGTTGCCGCTCAAGGAGATGCAGGCGATCGAGCCCAAGATCACCAAGGACGTGCTTGGCGTGCTCTCGGTCGAATCGTCGGTGAAGAGCCGCACCAGCTTCGGCGGCACCGCGCCGAAGAACGTGACGTCGCAGGCCAAGGCCTGGGCGAAGCGGCTGGAAAAAGAGCGAAAATTGGGCTGA